In Lolium rigidum isolate FL_2022 chromosome 3, APGP_CSIRO_Lrig_0.1, whole genome shotgun sequence, the genomic window CCTCACGCTCTGAAGTTTACATTTATCCTGTTAAAAGTGTTTTCCAGTTTCTTCTTCATGGGAATATTTTTATAAATATGTAAATGGATTAACTACCATAATGGGGGAGTGTGGGAATGATGActcaggattttttttttcttgaaagtTGTGAAAATACTCTTCCTATGGCAAaattgagatttttttttgttggccGGCTCATTGGTTAATGCTTACTGCTATGTGCAAATAAAGTTCAGGTTTGTAATAATATCTCATGCTATATTGCTATTTTTTAGTTCCAGTTCCAGTAGCGTGAAGAAAATTTACCCTATTGACAGTCCAATTAAGAAACGGAAGCCACAGTATGATCTCAATGATACAAGGCTGTCATCGCTGAAATACAAGTTCCAGGACCGTTTAGCTTCACAGGAGAATGAGACTGCAAGAACAGAAAGCTTAGGAGGCGATGGCATTTTCATCGACAAGAATTGTGACACCCACATGGTCAATGGTGTCAAGGAATTGGACTCTTGTGAGAATACACAAAGCCTTCTAGGTGGGTGCATCGAAGTCGACTCCATAAATGGAATCGAAAGCCAATCTATGAGAAAACGGGCGTCTGTATCCAGCAGCTCAAGCAACAACATCTCATCTGACGCCTACAGTTCTTTCAATAGCTGTGGCACCAAAAAGACTGACAGCTGGGTGAGGCCACGCCTGGAGCATGATCACCCGGGTTTGATGCTGCAACCATACGATGATGACATTGAGAGGATTTATGATGTGATGAATGAGCTAGCAAATGGCGGTGTTGATGGTTCTGTAGATCATATCATGGATGAGAAGCTTTACTCGAACGGCGTCGACGATTTCATGATTTTGCCAGCAGGCAAAACTGGATGCCATGGTAAGTGCTCACGCAGTCACGCATATATTTCTCGTACTTACGGTTGAACCTGTCTGCTACCTGTACACTAACACATTGTATGCCGCAACAAATTTCAGGTGAGAAGAAGAAGCTAACCATCGATCAAGAATTCGAGCAGTACTTTTCAAAGCTCATGCTTTAGTACTTTTCAAACAAGCTCTGCATCCTAACCTTTCTTGAACTAGCAAATGCAAGTCGAACTACTATCCGGGAATTAGTTCTGTATTTTTAACTTAAAATCCTGCCTCTGCAATGTATATATGTTAACATTTTCAGACCCTACCTTGAGTGGCCATCAAGTATTGGCATCCGACGTGTGATATGTGTAGATCTGCGCATGAAGGTACATCTGGAATTCTGAATGGCGTGTTACGTTCATCTGTTGCCTGTTTGTGTTCTGAAAGGATTTGTAACGCCATATCCTCGAACGGTCATACAGAGGCACAATGTATTGTACTTTTTTTTCTCAAGAGATGGGTGTCCAGTGTCCTATTGCTagaatcttagagcatctccagtcgcgtcccccaaaccatctCCAAatggcgccggattgagcgtttggggacgtgtttggtTCGTGCCGCGTTTAGGGGACGTCACTCCCCACCGCGTTCCTC contains:
- the LOC124702081 gene encoding uncharacterized protein LOC124702081 isoform X1; this encodes MDRGGAGYGMPGKEEQQAAGSTNQKTESFEGCSSSSSVKKIYPIDSPIKKRKPQYDLNDTRLSSLKYKFQDRLASQENETARTESLGGDGIFIDKNCDTHMVNGVKELDSCENTQSLLGGCIEVDSINGIESQSMRKRASVSSSSSNNISSDAYSSFNSCGTKKTDSWVRPRLEHDHPGLMLQPYDDDIERIYDVMNELANGGVDGSVDHIMDEKLYSNGVDDFMILPAGKTGCHGEKKKLTIDQEFEQYFSKLML
- the LOC124702081 gene encoding uncharacterized protein LOC124702081 isoform X2, which gives rise to MDRGGAGYGMPGKEEQQAAGSTNQKTESFEGCSSSVKKIYPIDSPIKKRKPQYDLNDTRLSSLKYKFQDRLASQENETARTESLGGDGIFIDKNCDTHMVNGVKELDSCENTQSLLGGCIEVDSINGIESQSMRKRASVSSSSSNNISSDAYSSFNSCGTKKTDSWVRPRLEHDHPGLMLQPYDDDIERIYDVMNELANGGVDGSVDHIMDEKLYSNGVDDFMILPAGKTGCHGEKKKLTIDQEFEQYFSKLML